GAGGCGCTGAACGGAACCGGGACAGGATCCCCTGCTGGGCCGGATTCTCCCCCATCACGCCGGTCATTCTGGTCTTTTTCCAGTGCTCGAGGCGTTAGCGCCGGGATAGAGGTCCTGTTGGAATGGGTCGGAGTCCTTGCAGTTGCGATACTGCTTGGACCAGCAGCGGCCGGCGTCTTTGGTGTCATCAATCGCTGTATACGTCTGGGTACGATGCTCGACCACACTGCACGGATTGTTTCCGGTCCATCCCTCAGCGAAAGCCTCGCCGTGGGCGACACAGGCGCTGCAGGCAAGCTGTTCAACTCGATAACCCGGCTGCTAATTCTGGGGGCCTGGCCGCTGTATCTGGTGTTTATCCTCTTCGGGGAGCCCGTGCTGCGCTTCTTCGGCCCCGATTTCGAGAATGGTGCGCCGGTATTTGCGGTTAGCGCAGCAGCCATGCTGATAGTTGTTACCGCTGGTGGGGTCCAAAGTGTCCTTCTCATGTCAGGACGCAGCCGCTGGCAGTTGCTGAACAAGGCCGCAGCGCTGGTTACTGCGGTGGGACTGAATATCCTGCTGCTTCCGGTCCTTGGACTTACGGGCGCTGCCGTTGCCTGGGCGGCCGCCGCCCTGGTGGACGTGGGCCTGGCCACGTTCCAGGTTCGGAAGTTCCTGGGTATTGGAACCAGGATGCGCGAAATCTGCCTCCCGGCTTCACTTGCGCTTGCTGTCTTCGGCATCGGTGGCCTCATCGTGCGTCAGACGGCAGGATCCACCTTTACTGCCCTGCTCATCATGCTGATAGGCGGCGGTGCAGTCTATGCGGGGCTTCTGGTGCTGCTGCGGCAACCGCTGGGGCTGAGTGCCCTACTGACGAAGCCACGCGTGCCGCGCGCGCCGTAACATCATGCCCTGCCGCCGAGCTGACCCCAGCTCCGCGAAGACATGCTCCAGCCGTGCCGTTGCCGCCGCGCCGCCCGGCTGCCGGGGCGCCGTTCGGCTTCCCGCCGGATCCTGCAGCACTGCGGTTCCCGCCTCAATCAACTGCTCCAGGCTGGTAGCCATGACAGCTTCCCCCTGCCGGTGCATAACCCGGGTAAAGGCAAGCTGATGAGCGTCCACCACTTCACCGAGTTCAGGACGCCGCGGCACGGCCACGGGAATGTGCCCGGTTTCCCTGGCATCCAGAATGGATCCGGGACCGCCCTGGACGACCACGAGGTCCGCCTGCCGATACAGGTTCAGCAGATCCTGCCGGGGCATGCGGTCAATACCCTGCGCCACCCGCGGGATCCGGCTGGCGCCGTGCTGGACAATGCAGGACGGCGGCGACTCAAGGGAGTCAAGCCAGTCGTCGATCCAATCGACTAGCCGATCGAAGCGGTGGAAGTCAGTGCCGAGAGAAACGATGATTTTCGTGTTTGTCATAGTCACAGCAGTGGTCCAATGTTTATGGCTTCGGGGTAAAACTCCCGCTGCTCTTCCCACTGGATACAGAAGGCATCCGCCAGTGGATAACAGATGCGTCCGCTCAATGTCGGCATGGTGATCCGATCAAAGCACTCGATATAGACAGTGCGGATTCCCAGCAGCCGGGCCGTGATAAAAAACGGAACGCTGACACCGGCCCCGGCCGAAACCAACACATCAGGACGAAACCGCCTCAGGGTGGGCCAGGACAGGAACAGGTTCCGAACCGCGTTCCGCGCGTTGCGGGTGGTGGGGAAAAAACACCAGGTGACATCCTCTCCGGCCAGTGCTGTTTCCACCTCCGGCTGCCGAAACGTAACCCACTCCCTCGCGTGATCCTTCCACCAGGGCTGCAACGGAAGAAGTTGAGCGAGATGTCCCCCGCCCGACGACACGAACATAATCCTCATCAGGAAATTCCTCCGCCGGCTGTCCGCGCTGGTGACCTCGTGGAGGAAGAAGAGCCGTCCCTCCTGAGACGGCGGTTGCGTTCACGTCCTAGCGCAAGCCCACAACCGGCCAACAGACCAAATGCCAGGGTTCCGGTCACGATGACAGGAGTGCCGGGGGACGCTGGTTCACCCGGAACGGTGGCGCGCGAAATGACGCGTCCGGGGACCTCACCGACCAATCTGAGCGATGTCAGTTGCTCCTGGAGGGAAGATAAAGCCGCCATGTCACCCGCGGAGATTGTTGCCTCCGACGTCAATTCCTCAATCTTCTGCTCCAGCACGGCAATCTGGCCTTTGGCAACATCTTCAGCACCTTGAGTCCGGAACGACAGGTAGGCCTCTGCCAGGGCGTTGGCTCGGGCGGCAGTTTTTTTCGCGTCAGCATCCCTCACAGTCACCTTCAAGACCTGGGAGCCCGACGGCGCCGCCACCGAGGTATCACCCATCAGGTCCTCGGCTGCGGAGTCCCCCACCGATTCCGCGGCGATGGACGCAACTTCCCGTGAGGCCATCACCTCGCGCTCCGTGGCCATGTTGACCTGCTGCTGGGACGAGGAAAACGGTGATGTGGTCAGCGGCGCAACAGTCAAAGCCGCGCTTGCGGAGTAGGTGGCAGGTACCGCCGCTCCAAGGCCGGCCCCAAGGGCCCCACATACCAGGCTCGTCCCCAGGACAAGCTTCCAGCGGCGGGCAATGATGGTTATAAAGTCGCCTATCTCGACAACAGGATCCTGTTCTTTGGTGATCATTCATATCTCCCCAGCTAAACAATGGCGCATCATTGAAAATGATCCTAAAGTTAGCCACGCCAACCCACACGCGTAAATATGGAAATAGTGCGAACCACATGCTTGCCTTTTTCACCATAAACACTTGGTTCACCTTGGGTTTACTTGAGTAGGACTCTCCATATAAGGAATAGGAGGATAAAATGGAGGCAATATGATGAATTCATCCCATCGATCCCACTCCGGGTTGCGCCGTTTTCCCGCATTGATGCTTCCTGCGGTCCTGGTGCTGGGGTTGGCTGCTTGCCAGGGATCCGCCCCTCCGCCTGCGGACCCGGAGCACAGCGCTGCTCCGGTCTCCACGACGCCGGCCACCCCCGGCTCCTCATCGGCGGACGAGTCTGACAGCGATGTGCTTCCCGGGTGGGGCGCTCCTGTTTTTCGCGACGAATTCGATGGGGGATTAAGGCAGTGGACAGTGCGTGACCATGCCACCCACGGCTCCCTCAGCTACGACCGTGCCATCCTGAGCCGGCGGCAGGTCACCGTGGGCAACGGCCTGCTTACCATTACCGGCCGGAGGGCGCCGGATTCCGATGTGGAGGGAGAGCGCCACTTCGTCACCGGATACGTCGACAGCGCCGACTCCTTTTCCCAAAAATACGGCCGCTGGGAAATCCGGGCGAAACTACCGCTGCCGCCCGGAACGTCCCAGGGCATTTGGCCCGCTTTCTGGCTTCGTCCGGACGATTCACGTGCTCCCGGAGAAATCGACATCATGGAAGCCTATGGGACAGCGGACTCCGCCCCCTTCGGGATGTTCACTGCCGACAAGACTCAAGCATCACTTCACTTCGACCAGTCAGGTGACAACAAAACCACCGGGTGGACACCCTCCGTCGAAGAGCTGCACAGTGAGTTCCATGTTTGGGCGGTGGAATGGACCCCCGCAGGCATGGAATGGTCAATGGACGGGCGGCCCTACATGAGCGTGGACCGGACCGACCACCCGGGCTACGTTGGCGCCTTCGAAACCGGGGTGCCCTTCCACATGCGCCTGAACCTGCAGTACGGCTCTGAATATTGGGGTTTCCCGGACCCGGTTAATCCGGATATCACGGCAGATGAAGCAGAGTTCCTCATTGATTACGTGCGAGTTTGGCGCTACGACGAGGGATGATGGCCTCCGGAGCCGAGAGTGGGGCCGCACGCTCCTGCTCCCCGGTACTTAGAGCCGCAAGGGCCCTGCGCAGGATAGTGCTTGAGGTATGGACCGTGTACGGGAAGTAGACCACCTTAACGCCCACTGTGCTGAACTGCTGCTCCAGTAAGGCGCCCTTAGTTGTACCCTTCCAGTCATCACCCTTGAAAAAGATGTGGAACCCGACCTCCCGCCACGCTTCCAGTCGATCTGTCGACGTTTCGCTGATCACGCTGTCCACCAGTGAAATATGCCGCAGGATTTCCATGCGCTCCTGCAGGGGCACTGCGGGAAGCCTGCCCTTGGTCGCCAGGCAGATTTCATCGGATACCACTCCTGCCACGAGGACATCGCAATGTGCTCTGGCCTGGCGGAGGATGTTCAGGTGACCAACGTGAAAAAGATCGTAGGCACCCGCGGCATAGCCAATACGGACATCCATTGCCCCTCCCTTCGAATATCTCATGCTGTGGACTGGTGTTTTTGTCGGGAGGAGCTCAGTACGCCCCCACTGGCCGGCGGAGCATCTGCACCGTTCGCCAGAGAATGTGAAGGTCGCCGGTAAGCGACCAGTTTTCGACGTAGTAGAGATCCAGGCGGACGCCGTCCTTCCAATTGAGTTCGGAGCGCCCGTTGATCTGCCACATGCCCGTCAGGCCGGGCTTGATGTAGAGCCTGCGGTGCACCCGGTTGCCGTACTGCGCCACTTCGCAGGGCAGCGGCGGCCGGGGGCCAACCAGCGACATGTGGCCCAGGAACACATTCCAGAACTGCGGCAGCTCATCCAGGGAGTACCTGCGCATCCAGCGGCCAACAGAGGTGACCCGCGGATCGTTCCTGAGCTTGAACAGCAGCCCGGAGCCTTCATTGCCCTCAAGGAGTCCGGCCAGATCGGTTTCGGCGGACTCCACCATGGACCGGAACTTGTACATCACAAACGTTTCTCCCCCACGGCCCACCCGTTCCTGGGCGAAGATGGCCGGACCAGGGCTGTCTCGCCGGATCAGCACGGCGAGAGTGAGGAAGAGCGGGGCCAGCACAATCAGGGCAGCGGCAGAGAGCACCAGGTCCAATCCCCGTTTCAGGACATGCTTGAGACCGGTGTACTGCGGAAGCTCCACATGCATCAGGGGAAGTCCCTCGACCGGCCGGGAATGGATCCGCGGCCCGGCGACATTGGTCAGGCCGGTGGTGAGAATCAGCTGGGTGGCCGTTTCCTCCAGCTGCCAGCCCAGTTCCTGCACGTAGCCGCTGCCGCCCTTCATGGGCCCGGCCACGATCACCGCGTCCGCGCGCAGCCGGCGCACGGCGTCCACCACTGTGCTGCGGTCCGCTACGACGGGAATCGGTTTGCCGTTGATCCCCAACTCGGCGGGGCCGGGGCTGTTGAGCGCGGCACCGATCACCTGATATCCGGCGCCGTCCCTGCGCTGGATCTGGCTGGCCACGTAGCGCACATCCCTGGCCCTGCCCAGAATGATCACCCGTGACTGGTAGCGGCCTTTGGCGCGCTGGGCTGCGAGCCACCGGCGCAGCAGGAACCTGCAGGCGAGGAGGCCCCCGAGCCCCAGGGGGAACACCAGGGCAAAAAAGCCCCGGGAGATGTCCAGCTGGAAAACCAGGCAGAACATCGCGATCAGCCCCATCACGGTCACCGTGGCAGTAATGACCCGTTTGTATTCGTCCGCGCCGGTGCCGGCAATCCGCACGTCACGGGACCTGTGGACACTCAGCGACGTCAGCCAGGCACCCCAGATACAGCCCGACACAACGAGGTACGGGATATGCCCTCCGCCAGCCGGCATGTATTCGGCAGCTGTGCCGAAGCGGACCAGATGGGCAACAACGACGGCGGCTGTCAGGACTCCGACGTCGAACGCGAGCAGGATGCGCCGGTAGCGGTTTGCAGAGCGGCGGCTGTCATTGGAGGCGGGCCGCGCGGCCGGCCGGAAAATCTTGAAATTCGGAAACTGAATCGGTGCTTGTACCGGCATCGCAGGCCGTAGGAGATCCAAGCGGAACCCGGCATCTTTTACTTCGGTCATCAGAGCCCCCTCAAAGCTCAGAGTCTTCCGAAGGGGCCGACGACGGCTGGGGGGAAGCCTTGGTCTCAAGAGGCTTCGACGCCGTCGACCCCGCTCGGGGGACCGGCGCCAATGGCGCCGGAAGATTATTCGCGGGAACAGGCTATTGAAATATGTGGAAAATCAACTCCGGAAAACCGGAGAAAATCCACATGGCTGACAATTATTGGCCGCCTGAATTCCTCGCAAAACAATCAACACACCAAAGACTAGAAGTGGCTATTAGCGCCTGCACGAGTAATGCTTACCCGAATCCCCCGATCGATTTCCCCCTTTGCGGGAGATATACCTGCACCTACTTGGTTTGGAGAATGGCGGCGACTATTGATAGTGGAATGCGGAAGGTGGAAGTCCCCGGGATAGGGCTTATTGATGGCCCCGCAGGGAGTGGGCATGGCGAGCAGCGCAGGAGGATTCGGACTGCTAGTCCAGCGCCACCGAACTGGCTCCGGGTTCCAGCGCCAGGTATGCGGCTTCGAGGTCCGCGCGGCGGCTGATGCCCAGCTTCACGTAGATCCGATAAACGTGCCCCTCGACCGTCCGCTGAGACAGCGTGAAGTGAGCGGCCACGTCCTTGGTGCTGGCACCGGCAAGCAGCAGGTCCACAATCTCGTGCTCACGGCGGGTCAGCCGCACCAGATGCAGCGACGGGCTGAGGTAGGAGACAGTGACGCCCGCAAGTTCACCGCGGCGCCGGCGCAGCTGCTGGATGAGGGCCCGCTGCCGGCGCAGGTTGCCGTGTGCACCGTAAAAACGGATGGCGTGGCCGATGCTTTCCACGGCAATAAGGTACTTCCGGTGCCGGACCGCCTCGTCCGCCGCAGCCACCATGCGATCCGGGCTGCCGGACGCCACAGCGGCCGCATAGGCGTGAAGCGCCTGCGCCTCCCCGCCTTCGAAGGCGGCGCTTACCTCCAGCAGCCGGTGGGCCTGCCGAAGATCGCCGACCGCGAGACACAATTCGAGGATGTCCTTCTCGGCAGCCAAATACCCTTCAGTGCGGGCCTGTTCAGCCACCTCCGCCAGCCTTTCCGGCAACCTCTCCGGAATGCCGGACTCGGATTCGGAGGACGCCATGGCGGCAGCTGCATAGGCCTGCCCCACCAGCCACAAGGGCCGCGGGCCGGTGTACCCGACACTGCGCAGTTCCTTTGCATACCTTGCGGTCTGGGCATGGTCCCCGACCACCGTGGACGCGTAACCGGCCAGCCCCAGGGCGTAGGGCAGCAGCATTTCCGGATCCGAGACCCTGAGTGCTTCCACGGCCGGGTGCAGGCGCTGCAGTCCTTCCCGCAGCCTGCCCTGATGGATTTCCACCGCTCCCTCGAAGACCCCCATGGTGCCGCCATAAACAATCAGGTACTGCGCGGGAGAATCAAGCTTGGCTTCCAGAAGCCGCTCCAGTTCAGCGAAACGCCCGCCGTGAAGCAGCGCCTGCGCATGCCTCACCAGTGCCATGCCGCAGTGTGCGTGCAGCCGCCCGCCGAGATGCCCGATCAGCTGCAGAGCCTGATTCGAGTGTTCCAGGGCAGAGCTGATCTGCCCGTTGGAGACCATGATCTCCGCAAGCAGACTGTGGAACACCGCGCTCCACCGGGGATCGGAGCCGCCGGGCACCGCCATCGGATGCTCTGCCGCTGAACTGAGCCGGGCGAGTGCCGCGGAGTAGTCCCCTTCCACCATCAAAGCCATGCTGCACAGCAGTTCGGCGAACCTGGTGACGCCGGACGCCGGTTCACCGGTGCCGCCGGTGCGGGATGACAGCTCGCCCGACGCGGCACGCCAGGCATCGGCGAGCTCTTCGAGTTCCTGTCCGGGCAGGCCCGAACGAAGATGAAGGCGGGCCAGTGCCAGCACTGCCCGGTTGAGGGTTTCGTCGTCGCCCGCCGGGCTTGGCTGCCCCGATTCAAGGATTCCTTCCAGCAGCACGCGCGCATGCGCCAGATCTCCGGTGCAGACGGTGGCCGTGGCGGTTTCCACCCGTGCCGCCAGCAGGTGGGACGTGCCCCGCACCGCGGCTCCAAAACGGAGCGCCAACGTTGACCTGGCGGCGTCGTTTGCCCGTCGTGCCGCTGTGAGCAGCAACTCGTCCGGGATGGTGTCGCCGCAGTCGAGGCCCCATTCGATCCGCCGCAGCCATGCCTCTTCTTCACCGGGGACTGCGGGCTCGCTGATCTCCGCACTGTCCAGGACGGCAAGCACCCGAGAGCGGATGGCGGCGCTGCGGACCGTGGGCACCAGGGACCGGATGGCCTCGGCGTGAAGCGGCTGGGACAGGCACAGCAGCTCGCCCATTCCCGGGCCGGGCTGCAAAAGTCCGTCCGCCATCAAAGAGTGGACGGGAGCGGGTCCGCAGACACTGACCAGGACGGAGCGGGGCAGCAGGTTCGCGAGGGCCACCGTTTCCAGCACCCCGCGTTCCTCCGGTGAACGGCCGGCCAGCTGCCCTTTGACCAGGTCCACCACGGATGAGTCCAGTCCGTCAGGCTCGCCCCGCAGGAACCATGCCCCGTTGCCTTCGGCCAGTATGCCCAACCTGCGCGACTGGGCCAGCAGGGCTTTGAGGTACAGCGGGTTGCCGCCGGATGCAGTGGCGAGCAGCGCTGAGGTTGCCCGTAGAACGGGTCCGCCGAGGACACCCTCGCATACTTCATGGACAGCGCCCGCCGACAGTGCGCCAAGGTCGATACGGGCCAGCAGCCCGTCCCGGGCCAGTGACAGCAGCTCATGGATGTGCCGCGCGCGGGGACGCGTGAGCACCAGCAACCGCAGCTCTCCGGACATTGCGAGCTGGGTCAGCACATGGCAGCTGGATTCATCGAGGCACTGGGCATCGTCGATGACCAGCAGCGGCTGCGGACTGCCCTCCTCGCTGATCCGGCGGAAGTGCCGACGGATCGTGCGGAGCACCGCCAGAGGCGACTCCATGTCTTCGGCTCCGGCCGATCCAAGATAGGGCGACAGCACTCCATACGGCATGCGGGACAACACGGGGCTTCCATGGATGAAGGATGCGCTGACGATGCCGTCCAAACGCTCCAGGACGTGGTCGGCGAGCGCGGATTTACCCATACCTCCAGCGCCCACAATCACGGCTCCCCGCAGCCCCGGCTCAAGCAGCCTCGAGGTAATCTCCTGTACTTCCTTGTCCCGGCCCAGCAGCAGGGCGGATGTACTGCGCCCGCTCGACAGGAGCCCGCTCATTTGCGAGCGCCTGACTTGTCGGCGATGATCTTGGCGAGTTCACGCCTGCTGCCCACATGGAGCTTGGAATAGACCTGGTACAGGTGCCCCTCAACAGTGCGGACCGAAATGTTCAAGTCGGCGGCAATGGCTTTATTGCTGGTTCCCGCCGCGGCCATCCTGGCAATTGACCGTTCCCGGAAGGTCAGCGCGCTGAGGTACTCGTCGGCGGAATCAGAACCCTCCACTGTTCCTGTGGTCACGGTCCCCCGTCTGCTGCGGTGAATGAACCGTACAGTGGCCCGGTCCCCTGCCCCGGAGGCAACTGCAAGCGCCCGTTCGGAAGCTTCCCGTGCGAAGAGCAAATGGCCGGCTGCCTCGCCCATTTCCGCCGCCTGGATCAGCAGCTGCGCATCGTAGCTGCCCGCACCCTTGGCATAGGTCTCGCACATTCTGGCAAAGGCACCCTGCTGGAGAGCGGCCACCGTCAGGATGCGGTCCAGGTTCTCCAAATCCCCCAGCCGCACGGCATGCAGCAGGGACAGGAGCTCGTAGGAGTAGGCTCCCCTCCTGTGGTCGTGGGCTGCCAAGTCAATGAAGCGCCGGGCGGACTGCGGTGATCCCAGGGCGCCGCCGGCCAGGGCCGCGAAGTGCCGTGCGCTGCGCCGCAACGTCCAGGGGCCTCCATCCGAAGCCTTGCCGCTGAGCTGCAGGTACTGGTCAGCGCCCGTGCTGTCCTTCTGCAGCGCCAGGCAGTAGGCCGCGGCCGCTGCGGCAAGCGGAATCATGGATTCCGGCCCGCTGATCCGAAGCTGGGCCACGGCGGGGATGAGGCGCTGCAGTGCGCTTTCGGGATCCCCGGCGTAGGCGTGCAGCAGTCCTTCACCCATTTCGCTGAACATCCCCGGGAAAAGCGTGGCCTGTCCGTTTTGCTGCTGCGCCGTGAGCAGTCTCCGCGCGTCGTGCAAAGCTCCTATGGCCAGGTAAACGTGGACGATCCTCCCGAAGGATGTGCTGCGCTCACCCACCCCGATATCAGGGTCAGCCAGAAGCCGTTCCACGTCCTGGGCCAGCTCCAGGGCTTCGTCCTGGCGGTCCGTCATCCCCAGCGCTTCGCAGAGCCAGGAACCAACCAGAACGCGGTAGCCCTTGTCGCGGCCCGCGGCACCGGCCTGCAGCGGCGCAAGGTAAGCGGCGTTTTCGAGGAACCGCCCATGGTTCGAGTTGCATTCGGCCCGTGCCAAAACCAGGTCCCGGGTCAGCGCTGCGGCCTCCGTCCGGCCGATGGTCCCAGCGGCGGACAGCTCGGCCGTGCGCTGCTCTGCCTGCCGCAGCAGTTCGTCGTGTTTTTTGGCCGCACCGGCGGGAAGGGCCCCGGCGGGAAGGGCCCCCGACAGAGCACCGGTTGCGGCCATGCACAGCACCCGGTTTTCCGCGAGCAGCAATCGGACCTCCTCCAGCGGCGTCGCCTGCTTACCCCGGCTTCGGTAACTGCTGAGCGCTGCCACCGCAGCGCCGTATTCTGCCCGTGTCATCCGTGCGGCAACCAGCTGAAGGACCGCCGCCGGGCTCTGTGCACTGTCTTCCCGGGACGAAATGAAGCGGACTGCGCCTGTCGGATCGCCGCAGGCGTTCGCGTTCCGTGCCGCCGCGACAGCCGCGTCCGTGGTCAGTGCCTCTCCGCTGTCCAGGCGCCAGGCAGCCAAACGGGCCGGTTCCAGGACGGCGGCGGCCGGGTCGTCGCCGCCGCCCTCCGCCGTGCCGGCCGCCGTTGCTGCGCCCGGTGCGGCACTCGACGGAGAGGAGGAAACAACAGCGGAGCGCAGCTGCTGGAGCAGGCGGCCGCGTTCGGTGGCATCGAGGGACAGGCTGACGGCGTTGGCCAGGACCGCATCACGGATCCGCACCCGCGGCACGCTGTGCCGTTCCACGGCCAGGATTCCCTGTTCCTGCAGAACGTCCACTTCGACGGGGTCAACATCATGCAGGGCCAGCCCCAGGGGCAGGGACCCTGCCAGTGCCACGCTCCGGATCAGTGTCACCTGCCGGCCGGTCAATCCGTCCAGGCGGCCCAGCACAGCTTCGGCAACGCGTCCCGCCGGTGCAGGCTGTTGCGGTTCCAGGACCCAGACCTGCCCGCTGCGGCGCAGCCTCCCACTTTCGCGGTAGTCCTTGCAGGCCAGTGTCAGCAGGTGCGGATTGCCGCCGGCATGCCGCTGCAGATCCGCCACAGCCGCCCCCGATACGGCGCCGTCGAGTTCGGCCGACACCAATTCCGCGCTTTCCGCCAGATCCAGGGGTTCCAGATCCACCCGGGACAGGATGCCCTCCCGCCACAGGCCGGTGAACTCCGCAGGGGCACGGCTGAAATCGCGGAAGCATGCCAGCAGCCCGGCGGTCCTGCTGAGGACCATCTGGCTGAGGGCCATGGCTGAGAACTCATCGAGTTCCTCCCCGTTGTCCACGGCCAGCAGGACGGTGCGCCCCTGGGCGCGCTCCTGGATCAGCCGGGTCAGTCCGCGCAGGATCAGCACGGGGTGCGAGGAAACGTCGGACTCCAACTCGGAGAGGAGAAAGGTCAGGGCGCCAAAGGGTGTGCGCCCGGAAAAGGCGGATCCACGAACGTGGACCACATAGGTGTCTGAGCTGCACTGCCGCAGCACGTGGTGGATCAGTGCCGTTTTCCCGCTGCCGGCTTCCCCCACGAGGATGCATCCGGCTCCGCCGCCTGATGCCAGCCGC
This genomic interval from Arthrobacter citreus contains the following:
- a CDS encoding helix-turn-helix transcriptional regulator, with the protein product MHNSSIHQSRLPHSSASSEPAGSVVFSQGPRPDEALREEQAAPPRFVGRHAVTRKIHERLASGGGAGCILVGEAGSGKTALIHHVLRQCSSDTYVVHVRGSAFSGRTPFGALTFLLSELESDVSSHPVLILRGLTRLIQERAQGRTVLLAVDNGEELDEFSAMALSQMVLSRTAGLLACFRDFSRAPAEFTGLWREGILSRVDLEPLDLAESAELVSAELDGAVSGAAVADLQRHAGGNPHLLTLACKDYRESGRLRRSGQVWVLEPQQPAPAGRVAEAVLGRLDGLTGRQVTLIRSVALAGSLPLGLALHDVDPVEVDVLQEQGILAVERHSVPRVRIRDAVLANAVSLSLDATERGRLLQQLRSAVVSSSPSSAAPGAATAAGTAEGGGDDPAAAVLEPARLAAWRLDSGEALTTDAAVAAARNANACGDPTGAVRFISSREDSAQSPAAVLQLVAARMTRAEYGAAVAALSSYRSRGKQATPLEEVRLLLAENRVLCMAATGALSGALPAGALPAGAAKKHDELLRQAEQRTAELSAAGTIGRTEAAALTRDLVLARAECNSNHGRFLENAAYLAPLQAGAAGRDKGYRVLVGSWLCEALGMTDRQDEALELAQDVERLLADPDIGVGERSTSFGRIVHVYLAIGALHDARRLLTAQQQNGQATLFPGMFSEMGEGLLHAYAGDPESALQRLIPAVAQLRISGPESMIPLAAAAAAYCLALQKDSTGADQYLQLSGKASDGGPWTLRRSARHFAALAGGALGSPQSARRFIDLAAHDHRRGAYSYELLSLLHAVRLGDLENLDRILTVAALQQGAFARMCETYAKGAGSYDAQLLIQAAEMGEAAGHLLFAREASERALAVASGAGDRATVRFIHRSRRGTVTTGTVEGSDSADEYLSALTFRERSIARMAAAGTSNKAIAADLNISVRTVEGHLYQVYSKLHVGSRRELAKIIADKSGARK